A genomic window from Streptomyces broussonetiae includes:
- a CDS encoding Fur family transcriptional regulator has product MERDRPHAPTPSADVTLIGRHTQQRAVVVEAFVRAEGFVGAQALHNRLADDGSPVGLSTVYRTLTALAAAGRADMVRDTSGERLFRYRPGPDHRHYLICTRCGLSRPVDSGPVEDWADTIAQTSGFANVRHTVELSGVCPDCGRG; this is encoded by the coding sequence ATGGAACGCGACCGACCGCACGCCCCCACACCGTCGGCCGACGTCACGCTGATCGGCCGCCACACCCAGCAACGCGCCGTCGTCGTCGAGGCGTTCGTCCGGGCCGAGGGCTTCGTCGGCGCCCAGGCCCTCCACAACCGGCTCGCCGACGACGGCTCACCGGTCGGCCTGTCCACGGTCTACCGCACCCTGACCGCGCTGGCCGCCGCCGGCCGGGCCGACATGGTCCGCGACACGAGCGGCGAACGCCTCTTCCGCTACCGCCCCGGCCCCGACCACCGCCACTACCTCATCTGCACCCGGTGCGGCCTGAGCAGGCCCGTCGACTCCGGACCGGTCGAGGACTGGGCGGACACCATCGCACAAACCTCCGGCTTCGCGAACGTCCGGCACACGGTGGAGCTGTCCGGGG
- a CDS encoding metal ABC transporter permease — MTVLLAASPLSQPFFQHALLAGTAIAAACGLVGHFLVLRAQVFTGDALSHVAFTGAMAALAFGADLRLGLYAATIAMALLFGTLGRRARPDDVVIGSVFSWILGLGAFFITLYTTSRSTADGTAGVSVLFGSVFGISAVGAVVAAVVAAGVGLLVVVIARPLLFATLDEAVAAARGVPVRLLGSGFLALAGISAAEATQAVGSLLLLGLLAAPAGAAIRLTDRPYWALALSAGLAVLEMWAGLFASYAVPRMPPSFAIMAVATAVYAATFLIRRPVPGPRTGTATAVPTGP; from the coding sequence ATGACCGTCCTGCTGGCCGCATCCCCGCTGTCCCAGCCGTTCTTCCAGCACGCGCTCCTCGCCGGGACCGCCATCGCCGCCGCCTGCGGACTGGTCGGCCACTTCCTCGTCCTGCGCGCCCAGGTCTTCACCGGCGACGCGCTCAGCCATGTCGCCTTCACCGGCGCGATGGCCGCCCTCGCCTTCGGCGCCGACCTGCGCCTGGGCCTGTACGCCGCGACCATCGCCATGGCGCTGCTCTTCGGCACCCTCGGCCGCCGTGCCCGTCCCGACGACGTGGTCATCGGGAGCGTCTTCTCCTGGATCCTGGGCCTGGGCGCCTTCTTCATCACCCTCTACACGACATCCCGCAGCACCGCCGACGGAACCGCGGGTGTCAGCGTGCTGTTCGGCTCCGTCTTCGGCATCTCCGCCGTCGGTGCGGTCGTCGCCGCCGTGGTGGCGGCCGGAGTCGGACTGCTGGTGGTAGTGATCGCCAGGCCGCTGCTGTTCGCCACGCTCGACGAGGCCGTCGCCGCAGCCCGCGGGGTACCGGTCCGCCTGCTCGGCTCCGGCTTCCTCGCCCTGGCCGGGATCAGCGCCGCCGAGGCCACCCAGGCGGTCGGCTCCCTGCTCCTGCTCGGCCTGCTTGCCGCCCCCGCGGGCGCCGCGATCCGGCTCACCGACCGCCCCTATTGGGCACTCGCCCTGTCCGCCGGGCTGGCGGTACTGGAGATGTGGGCAGGGCTGTTCGCCTCCTACGCGGTGCCGAGGATGCCTCCGAGCTTCGCCATCATGGCCGTCGCCACGGCCGTCTACGCCGCGACGTTCCTGATACGACGGCCGGTCCCCGGTCCTCGTACGGGAACCGCCACCGCCGTCCCCACCGGCCCCTGA
- a CDS encoding metal ABC transporter permease: MLLADAGTTPVWSWNLLADFQEMWSYPFMVNAFRAGAVVAVVSAVVGWFVVLRRQTFAAHTVSAVAFPGAAGALLLGFSAVYGYFTLCVAAALVIAALRGGGEHEESALTGTVQAFLLASGFLFTALYRGLLEGPQTILFGTFLGITSSQVTVLTVVGAVVLAVLALIGRPLLFASVDPQVAAGRGVPVRALSVVFLVLLGAATAEASQITGTLLVFALMVIPAATAQVLTARPALSLALAVLLAFAATWLGLTAAYYSPYPLGFFVTTIAFAGYVLALAWRSLHTLLGSRTGARLMSVEVGA; encoded by the coding sequence ATGCTGCTGGCTGACGCAGGGACCACGCCGGTGTGGTCGTGGAACCTCCTCGCCGACTTCCAGGAGATGTGGTCGTACCCGTTCATGGTCAACGCGTTCCGCGCGGGCGCGGTCGTGGCCGTGGTCTCGGCGGTCGTGGGGTGGTTCGTGGTGCTGCGGCGGCAGACGTTCGCCGCGCACACCGTCTCCGCCGTCGCCTTCCCCGGCGCCGCCGGGGCGCTCCTGCTCGGGTTCAGCGCGGTCTACGGCTACTTCACGCTGTGCGTGGCCGCCGCGCTGGTCATCGCCGCCCTGCGGGGTGGCGGTGAGCACGAGGAGTCGGCGCTGACCGGGACCGTGCAGGCGTTCCTGCTCGCGTCCGGGTTCCTGTTCACCGCCCTGTACAGAGGGCTGCTGGAGGGACCGCAGACCATCCTCTTCGGCACCTTCCTGGGAATCACCTCCTCCCAGGTGACCGTGCTGACGGTGGTCGGCGCGGTGGTGCTCGCGGTGCTGGCGCTGATCGGACGGCCGCTGCTGTTCGCCTCCGTCGACCCACAGGTCGCCGCCGGGCGCGGCGTCCCGGTCCGCGCCCTGTCGGTGGTCTTCCTCGTCCTGCTCGGTGCGGCCACCGCCGAGGCGAGCCAGATCACCGGGACCCTCCTGGTCTTCGCCCTCATGGTGATCCCGGCCGCCACCGCGCAAGTCCTCACCGCCCGCCCGGCGCTGAGCCTGGCCCTGGCCGTCCTGCTGGCCTTCGCCGCGACCTGGCTCGGGCTGACCGCCGCCTACTACTCGCCCTACCCGCTGGGTTTCTTCGTGACGACCATCGCCTTCGCCGGATACGTACTCGCCCTGGCCTGGCGCTCGCTGCACACGCTGCTCGGCAGCCGGACCGGCGCCCGGCTCATGTCCGTGGAGGTGGGGGCATGA
- a CDS encoding metal ABC transporter ATP-binding protein: MNPTAKAREAVPSRRSGSHDDGHDTAAGTGSWPVVDLRGAGVRVGGRTLWSGVDLRIGTGEFTAVLGPNGVGKSTMIKVLLGTLPAAAGDVRVLGARPGQANDRIGYLPQRRSFDATLRIRGIDVVRLGLDGDRWGVPLPLPGARRRADRARVDEVIKLVGATAYARRPIGQCSGGEQQRLLIAQALVRRPELLLLDEPLDSLDLPNQGAVAALIGRICHHEGVSVVMVAHDVNPILHHLDRVVYLAEGGAAVGTPAEVITSGTLTRLYGTPVEVLRASDGRLVVVGRPEAPAVHTDRHDTPGSGHAAG; this comes from the coding sequence ATGAACCCGACAGCGAAGGCCCGCGAGGCCGTCCCCAGCCGCCGCAGCGGCAGCCACGACGACGGCCACGACACGGCCGCAGGAACCGGAAGTTGGCCAGTGGTCGACCTGCGCGGCGCCGGCGTACGGGTCGGCGGCCGGACGCTGTGGTCGGGGGTGGACCTTCGCATCGGCACCGGCGAGTTCACCGCCGTGCTCGGCCCCAACGGCGTGGGCAAGTCCACCATGATCAAGGTCCTGCTCGGCACCCTGCCCGCGGCGGCCGGTGACGTACGGGTGCTCGGTGCCCGCCCAGGACAGGCCAACGACCGTATCGGCTACCTGCCCCAGCGCCGCAGCTTCGACGCCACCCTGCGCATCCGCGGCATCGACGTGGTGCGCCTCGGCCTGGACGGCGACCGATGGGGAGTGCCGCTGCCCCTCCCGGGCGCGCGGCGGCGGGCCGACCGTGCGCGGGTGGACGAGGTGATCAAGTTGGTCGGGGCGACAGCGTACGCGCGCCGGCCGATCGGGCAGTGTTCCGGCGGTGAGCAACAGCGGCTGCTGATCGCCCAGGCGCTCGTCCGCAGGCCCGAACTGCTGCTGCTGGACGAGCCGTTGGACAGTCTCGACCTGCCCAACCAGGGCGCGGTCGCGGCGCTGATCGGGCGCATTTGCCATCACGAGGGCGTGTCGGTGGTCATGGTCGCCCATGACGTGAACCCGATACTCCACCACCTGGACCGCGTGGTGTACCTGGCCGAGGGCGGGGCCGCCGTCGGCACCCCGGCCGAGGTCATCACCTCCGGGACGCTGACCCGGCTGTACGGCACGCCGGTCGAGGTGCTGCGGGCCTCCGACGGTCGGCTGGTCGTGGTGGGCCGGCCGGAGGCGCCCGCCGTGCACACCGACCGGCACGACACTCCGGGGAGCGGTCATGCTGCTGGCTGA
- a CDS encoding metal ABC transporter solute-binding protein, Zn/Mn family, translated as MSTAPAARSPRPSARIALVTATAALTAVTATACSTSSSHSSNTTETGDSSGSGKTIQVVAAENFWGSIASQLGGDHVKVTSIITNPDTDPHAYEPTAADARTVAGAQYAIVNGIGYDAWADKLLASNPGNGRTELKVGDLVGIKPGGNPHRWYSPDNVHQVIEKITADYKKTDPADAAYFDQQKTTFETKTLAGYSKLIAGIKAKYAGTPIGASESIVTPLAEGLGLKMLTPETFLDAMSEGSDPTAKDKATIDQQIKNKQIKIYVYNSQNSTPDVQAQVKAAKAQGIPVATVTETLAPAGATFQQWQTTQLQGIEQALAKATGK; from the coding sequence ATGTCCACCGCCCCCGCCGCCCGTTCTCCCCGGCCCTCCGCGAGGATCGCCCTGGTCACCGCGACAGCCGCCCTGACCGCCGTAACGGCGACCGCCTGCTCGACCTCCTCCTCGCACAGCAGCAACACAACCGAGACCGGAGACAGCAGCGGCTCGGGCAAGACGATCCAGGTGGTGGCTGCGGAGAACTTCTGGGGCAGCATCGCCTCCCAACTCGGTGGCGACCACGTGAAGGTGACCAGCATCATCACCAACCCGGACACCGACCCGCACGCCTACGAGCCGACCGCCGCCGACGCCCGCACTGTGGCCGGCGCCCAGTACGCCATCGTCAACGGCATCGGCTACGACGCCTGGGCCGACAAACTCCTCGCCTCCAACCCCGGCAACGGACGCACCGAACTGAAGGTCGGCGACCTGGTCGGGATCAAGCCGGGCGGGAACCCGCACCGCTGGTACTCCCCGGACAACGTCCACCAGGTCATCGAGAAGATCACCGCCGACTACAAGAAGACCGACCCGGCCGACGCCGCCTACTTCGACCAGCAGAAGACCACCTTCGAGACGAAGACACTCGCCGGATACAGCAAGCTCATAGCCGGCATCAAGGCGAAGTACGCCGGAACCCCGATCGGCGCCTCCGAGTCCATCGTCACGCCGCTCGCCGAGGGCCTGGGGCTGAAGATGCTCACCCCGGAGACGTTCCTGGACGCGATGAGCGAGGGCTCCGACCCCACGGCCAAGGACAAGGCGACCATCGACCAGCAGATCAAGAACAAGCAGATCAAGATCTACGTCTACAACTCCCAGAACTCCACGCCCGACGTGCAGGCACAGGTCAAGGCGGCCAAGGCGCAGGGCATCCCGGTCGCCACGGTGACCGAGACCCTCGCTCCCGCCGGAGCCACCTTCCAGCAGTGGCAGACCACCCAGTTGCAGGGCATCGAACAGGCCCTGGCCAAGGCCACCGGGAAGTGA